From one Azospirillum sp. TSH100 genomic stretch:
- a CDS encoding aldo/keto reductase: MPTRSLGRTGIAVSEIGFGAAPLGDLYGHLDEATAVGAAVAALSSGVTLLDTSPLYGHGLAEARCGAALRQAGRDGVVLCTKVGRWMDPASGRGDGSGYAGGFPHRAVIDYSYDGTLRSVEQSLLRLGTDHIDVLLIHDVDVWTHGADRIEARFAEAMDGAYCALDRLRADSTVKAIGVGVNEADMCVRFAKAGDFDAMLLAGRYSLLEQPALDEFLPLAQAKGIGVMLGGVFNSGILASGAVPGAKYNYGPAPTPILERVARIEEVCRAHGVPLATAALRFSLGHPAVSSVVLGAVTAKEVRRNLDAMAAEIPAVLWSDLKGEGLLAADVPVPV, translated from the coding sequence TTGCCGACCAGATCCTTGGGCCGCACCGGCATTGCCGTCTCGGAAATCGGCTTCGGTGCCGCGCCGCTGGGTGACCTGTACGGCCATCTTGACGAGGCCACCGCCGTTGGCGCCGCGGTCGCCGCCCTGTCGTCTGGCGTCACGCTGCTCGACACCTCGCCGCTGTACGGCCATGGGCTGGCGGAGGCGCGCTGCGGTGCCGCCCTGCGTCAGGCCGGACGCGACGGCGTCGTGCTGTGCACCAAGGTCGGGCGCTGGATGGATCCGGCCAGCGGGAGGGGCGACGGCTCGGGCTATGCCGGCGGTTTTCCGCACCGGGCGGTGATCGACTATTCCTATGACGGCACGCTGCGGTCGGTAGAGCAGTCGCTGCTGCGGCTGGGCACCGACCACATCGACGTGCTGCTGATCCATGACGTCGACGTCTGGACCCACGGTGCCGACCGCATCGAGGCGCGCTTCGCCGAGGCGATGGACGGTGCCTATTGCGCGCTCGACCGGCTGCGCGCCGACAGCACGGTCAAGGCCATCGGCGTCGGCGTCAACGAAGCGGATATGTGCGTTCGCTTCGCCAAGGCCGGCGATTTCGATGCCATGCTGCTGGCGGGGCGCTATTCCCTGCTGGAGCAGCCGGCGCTGGACGAGTTCCTGCCGCTGGCGCAGGCCAAGGGCATCGGCGTGATGCTGGGGGGCGTGTTCAACTCCGGCATCCTCGCCAGCGGCGCAGTTCCCGGCGCCAAGTACAATTACGGCCCGGCCCCGACCCCTATCCTGGAGCGGGTGGCACGGATCGAGGAGGTCTGCCGCGCCCATGGCGTGCCGCTCGCCACCGCGGCGCTGCGTTTCTCGCTGGGGCATCCGGCGGTGTCGTCGGTGGTGCTGGGGGCGGTAACGGCCAAGGAGGTACGCCGCAACCTCGACGCGATGGCGGCGGAAATCCCGGCGGTGCTATGGTCCGACCTGAAGGGGGAAGGGCTGCTGGCGGCGGATGTGCCGGTGCCCGTCTGA
- a CDS encoding RbsD/FucU family protein, translating into MLKGLDPLLSPDLLWVLAAMGHGDDLALVDANHPAEAIARATLSGRLIVLPGVTMARAARGILSVFPLDGYVPDPVRRMEVVGDPAAIPAVQGEVQAEIDHAEGRPLLLQGIERFAFYDAARKAFAVVQVGDPRPYGCFLLRKGVIAGDVP; encoded by the coding sequence ATGCTGAAAGGGCTCGACCCGCTTCTGTCTCCCGACCTGCTGTGGGTGCTGGCCGCCATGGGCCATGGCGATGATCTGGCGCTGGTCGACGCCAACCATCCGGCGGAGGCCATCGCCCGCGCCACCCTTTCCGGCCGTCTGATCGTGCTGCCGGGAGTGACGATGGCGCGTGCCGCCCGCGGCATCCTCAGCGTCTTCCCGCTTGACGGCTACGTACCCGACCCGGTTCGCCGGATGGAGGTGGTGGGCGATCCCGCCGCAATCCCCGCCGTCCAGGGTGAGGTGCAGGCCGAGATCGACCATGCCGAAGGCCGGCCGCTGCTCCTGCAGGGGATCGAGCGGTTCGCCTTCTATGATGCCGCACGCAAGGCTTTCGCCGTCGTGCAGGTCGGCGACCCGCGTCCCTATGGCTGCTTCCTGCTGCGCAAGGGCGTCATCGCCGGTGACGTGCCGTAA
- a CDS encoding fumarylacetoacetate hydrolase family protein, giving the protein MTQFPVDVTRTLPTDGYAGTLAGRVWRPGIGPSVAAVRADGVYDVTASFPTMSELAARPDPAADLAMATGERIGALADILANTPPDSRDADSPWLLAPTDLQVLKAAGVTFAVSMLERVIEERARGNPDAAEAIRAEVQRLVGDDLAALKPGSEAAMSLKEVLIAQGAWSQYLEVGIGPDAEVFTKAPVLSSVGTLMDAGLHPKSTWNNPEPEVVLIVAPDGRITGATLGNDVNLRDFEGRSALLLSKAKDNNASCAVGPFIRFFDKTFTLDDVRTTDVALTVEGPEGFQLAGLSSISRISRDPEDLVAQTIGPVHQYPDGFALFLGTMFAPTQDRDNPGGGFTHKEGDIVTIAAPKLGALVNRMRPSDACEPWTTGIVELMRSLVRRGALKG; this is encoded by the coding sequence ATGACCCAGTTTCCTGTGGATGTGACCCGCACCCTTCCCACCGACGGTTATGCCGGCACCCTGGCCGGGCGCGTCTGGCGGCCGGGCATCGGCCCCTCGGTGGCGGCGGTGCGCGCCGACGGCGTGTACGACGTGACGGCAAGCTTCCCGACCATGAGCGAACTGGCCGCCCGGCCTGATCCGGCGGCGGACCTTGCCATGGCAACGGGGGAGCGCATCGGCGCGCTGGCCGACATCCTTGCCAACACGCCGCCGGACAGCCGTGATGCTGATTCCCCCTGGCTGCTGGCGCCGACCGACCTTCAGGTGTTGAAGGCCGCCGGCGTCACCTTCGCCGTGTCGATGCTGGAGCGGGTCATCGAGGAGCGCGCCCGCGGCAATCCCGACGCCGCCGAGGCGATCCGCGCCGAGGTACAGCGGCTGGTCGGCGACGATCTGGCGGCGCTGAAGCCCGGCTCCGAGGCGGCGATGAGCCTGAAGGAGGTGCTCATTGCCCAGGGCGCCTGGAGCCAGTATCTGGAGGTCGGCATCGGCCCCGACGCGGAGGTCTTCACCAAGGCGCCCGTCCTGTCGTCGGTCGGCACGCTGATGGATGCCGGGCTGCACCCGAAATCGACCTGGAACAATCCGGAGCCGGAGGTGGTGCTGATCGTCGCCCCCGACGGCCGCATCACCGGAGCGACGCTGGGCAACGACGTGAACCTGCGCGATTTCGAGGGGCGCTCGGCTCTGCTGCTGTCGAAGGCGAAGGACAACAACGCGTCCTGCGCCGTCGGTCCCTTCATCCGCTTCTTCGACAAGACCTTCACGCTGGACGATGTGCGGACCACCGATGTCGCGCTGACGGTGGAGGGGCCGGAGGGCTTCCAGCTGGCCGGCCTGTCCTCCATCTCGCGGATCAGCCGCGATCCGGAAGACCTCGTCGCCCAGACCATTGGCCCGGTCCATCAATATCCCGACGGTTTCGCCCTGTTCCTCGGCACCATGTTCGCGCCAACCCAGGACCGTGACAATCCCGGCGGCGGCTTTACCCACAAGGAGGGCGACATCGTCACCATCGCCGCGCCCAAGCTGGGCGCGCTGGTCAACCGCATGCGGCCGAGCGACGCCTGCGAGCCCTGGACCACCGGCATCGTCGAGCTGATGCGCTCGCTGGTCCGGCGGGGGGCGCTGAAGGGGTAA
- a CDS encoding UxaA family hydrolase has translation MPSSVPELLLLNPSDSVAVATREIPAGSPVSVGSFTGTAAATIPSGHKIAIRAVAPGEPVVKYGQVIGTATQPIEPGQHVHVHNLGMGEARLDHGSTSIVEADRGSEQATFLGIRRPSGQVATRNYIGVIASVNCSATVCKRIADAFNGTALADYPNVDGVVAIVHGSGCGMNGTGEGMAILRRTLRGYADHANFAGLLLIGLGCEMNQIAPLAQTLAPRPDGLIATLTIQEEGGTRETIERGVALVRAMLPIANDVRREPVPASYLTVGLQCGGSDGYSGITANPVLGAAVDLLVAHGGTAILSETPEIYGAEHLLTARAASPAVADKLMDRIRWWEDYTRMHKGNMNNNPSPGNKAGGITTILEKSLGAVAKGGGTRLNAVVDYAEPVTDHGLVFMDTPGYDPVSATGQVAGGANLIAFTTGRGSTYGCKPTPSLKIATNSALYARMGDDMDFNGGAVLDGGTSVAEAGAALFRLMLDTASGHRTRSEENGIGDNEFVPWQIGAVM, from the coding sequence ATGCCGTCTTCCGTTCCCGAACTTCTCCTGCTGAACCCGTCGGACAGCGTCGCGGTCGCCACCCGCGAGATCCCGGCGGGCAGCCCGGTCAGCGTCGGCAGCTTCACCGGAACCGCCGCCGCCACCATCCCCAGCGGCCACAAGATCGCCATCCGCGCCGTGGCGCCGGGTGAACCTGTGGTCAAGTACGGACAGGTGATCGGCACCGCCACCCAGCCGATCGAACCCGGCCAGCATGTCCACGTCCACAATCTCGGCATGGGGGAGGCGCGGCTCGACCATGGCTCCACCAGCATCGTCGAAGCCGACCGCGGCAGCGAGCAGGCCACCTTCCTCGGCATCCGCCGGCCGTCGGGGCAGGTCGCCACCCGCAACTACATCGGCGTCATCGCCAGCGTGAACTGCTCCGCCACCGTCTGCAAGCGCATCGCCGACGCCTTCAATGGCACTGCGCTGGCCGATTACCCGAACGTTGACGGGGTGGTCGCCATCGTCCACGGCAGTGGCTGCGGCATGAACGGCACCGGCGAGGGGATGGCGATCCTGCGCCGCACGCTGCGCGGCTATGCCGACCACGCCAACTTCGCCGGGCTTCTGCTGATCGGTCTCGGCTGCGAGATGAACCAGATCGCTCCGCTCGCACAGACGCTGGCCCCGCGTCCAGACGGGCTGATCGCCACCCTGACCATCCAGGAGGAAGGCGGTACCCGCGAGACCATCGAGCGCGGAGTCGCCCTGGTCCGTGCCATGCTGCCCATCGCCAACGACGTCCGACGCGAGCCGGTGCCGGCGAGTTACCTGACGGTCGGGCTGCAATGCGGCGGATCGGACGGGTATTCCGGCATCACCGCCAACCCGGTGCTGGGCGCCGCCGTCGATCTGCTGGTCGCCCATGGCGGCACCGCCATCCTGTCGGAAACGCCGGAAATCTACGGCGCCGAGCATCTGCTGACCGCCCGCGCCGCCTCCCCCGCCGTCGCCGACAAGCTGATGGACCGCATCCGCTGGTGGGAGGACTACACCCGGATGCACAAGGGCAACATGAACAACAACCCGTCGCCCGGCAACAAGGCCGGCGGCATCACCACCATCCTGGAAAAGTCGCTGGGCGCGGTCGCCAAGGGCGGCGGCACCCGCCTGAACGCGGTGGTCGATTATGCCGAGCCGGTGACCGACCACGGCCTCGTCTTCATGGACACGCCGGGCTACGACCCGGTGTCGGCAACCGGGCAGGTGGCGGGCGGCGCCAACCTGATCGCCTTCACCACCGGGCGCGGCTCAACCTACGGATGCAAGCCGACACCGTCGCTGAAGATCGCCACCAACAGCGCGCTCTATGCCCGCATGGGCGACGACATGGACTTCAACGGCGGCGCCGTGCTTGACGGCGGCACCAGCGTGGCGGAGGCGGGTGCCGCCCTGTTCCGCCTGATGCTGGACACCGCGTCGGGCCACCGCACCCGCAGCGAGGAAAACGGCATCGGCGACAACGAGTTCGTGCCCTGGCAGATCGGCGCCGTCATGTGA
- a CDS encoding amidohydrolase, translating to MRIDAHQHFWLMAARQGEWPPPELVPIYRDFLPPDLLPLLLENGIDGTVLVQTLSSAADTDFMLDLAARHGFIRGVVGWTDLKAPDASQRVRALAARPKLKGLRPMVQAEASDWLDDPAINPAALAMSEVGMSFDALVLPRHLPSLLRFARRHPALAIVIDHAAKPEIADGGIAGWAEDMAALGGLPNVWCKLSGLLTEAGERTGIDDIGPYVQRLITQFGTDRLIWGSDWPVLRLAGDYAGWLEMCRLLIPTEAHDAVFGGNAATFYRLD from the coding sequence ATGCGCATCGATGCCCACCAGCATTTCTGGCTGATGGCCGCCCGCCAGGGCGAATGGCCGCCGCCGGAGCTTGTGCCGATTTACCGCGATTTTCTGCCGCCTGATCTGCTGCCGCTGCTGCTGGAGAACGGCATCGACGGCACTGTCCTGGTCCAGACCCTGTCGAGCGCAGCCGACACCGACTTCATGCTCGATCTGGCGGCGCGGCATGGCTTCATCCGTGGCGTGGTCGGCTGGACCGACCTGAAGGCGCCGGACGCATCGCAGCGGGTTCGCGCGCTCGCCGCCCGCCCCAAGCTGAAAGGGCTGCGGCCGATGGTGCAGGCGGAGGCTTCCGACTGGCTGGACGATCCCGCCATCAACCCGGCCGCATTGGCAATGTCGGAGGTGGGGATGAGCTTCGACGCGCTGGTCCTGCCGCGTCATCTGCCGTCGCTGCTGCGCTTCGCCCGGCGGCATCCGGCGCTGGCCATCGTCATCGACCACGCCGCCAAGCCGGAGATCGCCGACGGCGGCATCGCCGGCTGGGCGGAGGATATGGCCGCCCTCGGCGGCCTGCCGAATGTCTGGTGCAAGCTGTCCGGCCTGCTGACCGAAGCGGGCGAGCGCACCGGCATCGACGACATCGGCCCCTATGTGCAGCGGCTGATCACGCAGTTCGGCACCGACCGGCTGATCTGGGGCAGCGACTGGCCGGTCCTGCGGCTGGCCGGCGACTATGCCGGCTGGCTGGAGATGTGCCGCCTGCTGATCCCCACAGAGGCGCATGACGCCGTGTTCGGCGGCAATGCCGCCACCTTCTACCGGCTGGACTGA
- a CDS encoding aldo/keto reductase, which yields MTMTDRRILPRSGLSLPVIGLGCAQLGGLYRPTDPVEADQLVTAAWGAGIRYFDTAPYYGYGRSERRLGAALCDRPRDGFVLSTKVGRLIRPNADGARVQGVDANGWADPLPFHPVYDYSRDGILRSVEDSLQRLGLARIDILYVHDIGRVTHGDAHAHHWNALTRGGGFRALEELRRDGAVAAIGLGVNEWEVALDAMDEVNLDCTMLAGRYTLLEQTSLSPFLERCLASGTRIVAAGVFNSGILAGNGKFNYADAPPEMVARVKALATACREFDVELPAAALQFPLAHPAVASCVTGVRNADQLATNLAWARASIPAAFWQALKSRGLLDETAPVPVEG from the coding sequence ATGACCATGACCGACCGCCGCATCCTGCCGCGCTCCGGCCTGTCGCTCCCGGTGATCGGGCTGGGCTGCGCGCAACTGGGCGGGCTCTACCGCCCCACCGACCCGGTCGAAGCCGACCAGCTCGTCACAGCGGCCTGGGGCGCCGGCATCCGCTATTTCGACACCGCTCCCTATTACGGTTATGGCCGGTCGGAGCGGAGGCTGGGCGCAGCATTGTGCGACCGGCCGCGCGACGGGTTCGTGCTGTCAACCAAGGTCGGTCGGCTGATCCGCCCCAATGCCGACGGCGCACGCGTGCAAGGCGTCGATGCAAACGGCTGGGCCGATCCCCTGCCCTTTCATCCGGTCTATGATTACTCGCGCGACGGCATCCTGCGCTCGGTGGAGGATTCGCTCCAACGCCTCGGCCTTGCCCGCATCGACATCCTCTATGTCCACGACATCGGCCGGGTCACCCATGGTGATGCCCATGCCCATCACTGGAACGCGCTGACCCGTGGCGGCGGCTTCCGTGCGCTGGAGGAGTTGCGGCGCGACGGCGCGGTGGCCGCCATCGGCCTCGGGGTCAATGAATGGGAGGTGGCGCTGGACGCGATGGACGAGGTCAATCTCGACTGCACCATGCTGGCCGGCCGCTACACCCTGCTGGAACAGACCAGCCTGTCGCCGTTTCTGGAGCGCTGCCTCGCGTCCGGCACGCGGATCGTCGCCGCCGGAGTGTTCAATTCCGGAATCCTCGCCGGCAACGGCAAGTTCAACTATGCCGACGCTCCGCCGGAGATGGTGGCGCGGGTCAAGGCACTCGCCACCGCCTGCCGCGAGTTCGACGTGGAGCTTCCGGCCGCAGCCCTGCAATTCCCGCTGGCCCATCCGGCGGTGGCATCCTGCGTCACCGGTGTGCGCAACGCCGACCAGCTGGCGACCAACCTCGCCTGGGCCCGGGCGTCGATTCCCGCCGCCTTCTGGCAGGCATTGAAGTCACGCGGCCTGCTGGATGAAACGGCGCCTGTTCCGGTGGAGGGATAA
- a CDS encoding ABC transporter substrate-binding protein, which produces MKRFVSACLASAIALAAGSALAADKEIAVVVKTVNSTFWQNVQKGAATAQKEADGYTMTFQGPASESAIADQVNMVENAVNRKVAGIVLAPSDPDALVPALKKAWEAKIPVVLIDSAISDAGKQYYQAMLSTDNVKAGELCAKALIDKVGTSGKIAVMSYVAGAGSEIGRVGGFTKYIKDHSKLEIVGPFYSQSQMATALNQTTDVLAANPDLKGIFGANEPTAIGMGRALAQSGKAGHITAVGFDGNQDLQGFVKDATLEAIAVQGSYQMGYLGVQTAVKLTKREKVEKAIDTGVVLVTKANLATPEAQNVLY; this is translated from the coding sequence ATGAAGCGCTTCGTTTCGGCCTGTCTGGCGTCCGCCATCGCGCTCGCCGCCGGTTCCGCTCTGGCAGCGGATAAGGAAATTGCGGTGGTGGTGAAGACCGTGAACTCCACCTTCTGGCAGAATGTGCAGAAGGGTGCGGCCACCGCCCAGAAGGAGGCGGACGGCTACACCATGACCTTCCAGGGTCCGGCGTCGGAATCGGCCATCGCCGATCAGGTCAACATGGTCGAGAATGCGGTGAACCGGAAGGTCGCCGGCATCGTGCTCGCCCCCTCCGACCCCGATGCGCTGGTCCCGGCCCTGAAGAAGGCGTGGGAGGCGAAGATCCCGGTCGTGCTGATCGACTCCGCGATTTCCGACGCCGGCAAGCAGTATTATCAGGCTATGCTGTCCACCGACAACGTCAAGGCGGGCGAGCTGTGCGCCAAGGCGCTGATCGACAAGGTCGGCACCAGCGGCAAGATCGCCGTCATGTCCTATGTCGCCGGTGCCGGATCGGAGATCGGCCGGGTCGGCGGCTTCACCAAATACATCAAGGACCATTCCAAGCTGGAGATCGTCGGCCCCTTCTATTCCCAGTCGCAGATGGCGACGGCGCTGAACCAGACCACCGACGTGCTGGCCGCCAACCCCGACCTGAAGGGCATCTTCGGCGCCAACGAGCCGACTGCCATCGGCATGGGCCGCGCGCTCGCCCAGAGCGGCAAGGCCGGCCACATCACCGCGGTCGGCTTCGACGGCAACCAGGATCTCCAGGGCTTCGTCAAGGACGCCACGCTGGAGGCCATCGCCGTCCAGGGCTCCTACCAGATGGGTTATCTGGGCGTGCAGACGGCGGTCAAGCTGACCAAGCGCGAGAAGGTCGAAAAGGCGATCGACACCGGCGTGGTGCTGGTGACCAAGGCCAATCTGGCGACGCCGGAAGCCCAGAACGTCCTGTACTGA
- a CDS encoding ABC transporter permease — MSNPTTKVLETAVSPHQPTSDGPQAMNGRMMNDRRKDLIQKFAALAGLLVLVAVFSTTSDAFLSVGNGMTIALQVTSIAYLGIAATCVIITGGIDLSVGSVLALAGVVAALAVKAGAPVPLGMGLGILVGAFCGLLNGLCVTRLKLPPFIATLGMMMVARGVALQITGARAVSGLGESFGELGNGAMFRIVRIGEDGFPDVVFPGIPYPVVLMVVIAIAVAIMLSRTTLGRHIYAVGSNAEAARLSGVNVAGVTLFTYVLSGTLAGLTGCVLMSRLVTAQPNEGVMYELDAIASAVIGGTSLIGGVGTISGTAIGAFVIGILRNGLNMNGVSAFTQQIIIGLVILLTVWIDQIRNRR; from the coding sequence ATGAGCAACCCTACGACGAAGGTTCTTGAAACAGCCGTTTCCCCGCATCAGCCGACGAGCGATGGCCCGCAAGCGATGAACGGCCGGATGATGAACGACCGGCGCAAGGATCTGATCCAGAAATTCGCGGCACTCGCCGGACTCCTGGTGCTGGTAGCCGTCTTCTCCACGACCAGCGACGCCTTCCTCAGCGTCGGCAACGGCATGACGATCGCCTTGCAGGTGACCTCCATCGCCTATCTCGGCATCGCGGCGACCTGCGTCATCATCACCGGCGGAATCGACCTGTCGGTGGGCTCCGTCCTGGCGCTGGCCGGCGTGGTGGCGGCGCTGGCGGTCAAGGCGGGTGCGCCGGTGCCCTTGGGCATGGGGCTGGGCATCCTGGTCGGCGCCTTCTGCGGCCTGCTGAACGGGCTGTGCGTCACGCGGCTGAAGCTGCCGCCCTTCATCGCCACGCTGGGCATGATGATGGTGGCGCGCGGCGTCGCGTTGCAGATCACCGGTGCCCGCGCCGTGTCGGGCCTGGGCGAATCCTTCGGCGAACTTGGCAACGGCGCAATGTTCCGCATCGTCCGCATCGGCGAGGACGGCTTTCCCGACGTGGTCTTCCCCGGCATCCCCTATCCGGTGGTGCTGATGGTGGTGATCGCCATCGCCGTGGCCATCATGCTGAGCCGCACCACGCTGGGCCGCCACATATACGCTGTCGGGTCGAATGCGGAAGCCGCCCGGCTGTCCGGCGTCAACGTCGCCGGCGTCACCCTGTTCACTTATGTGCTGTCCGGCACACTGGCCGGCCTGACCGGCTGCGTGCTGATGTCCCGCCTCGTCACCGCCCAGCCGAACGAGGGCGTGATGTACGAGTTGGACGCCATCGCCAGCGCCGTCATCGGCGGAACCTCGCTGATCGGCGGGGTGGGCACGATCTCCGGCACCGCCATCGGCGCCTTCGTGATCGGCATCCTGCGCAATGGTCTGAACATGAACGGCGTATCGGCCTTCACCCAGCAGATCATCATCGGTCTGGTCATCCTGCTGACCGTCTGGATCGACCAGATCCGCAACCGGCGCTGA
- a CDS encoding sugar ABC transporter ATP-binding protein has product MQQASLDTAPERFPHPWAGTELLRLDNITKRFPGVLALAGVGFDLRRGEVHALCGENGAGKSTLMKIISGQYQPDEGGITYKGEIRRFTSSLDAERAGIAIIHQELNLVPHLSVAENIFLAREPKRGWFIDRSALRRQAQCCLDRLGVDIRPDAPVKSLSVAQCQMVEIAKALSLNAEIVIMDEPTSSLTESETALLFQVIRELKEQGVGIVYISHRLDEMALIVDRVTVLRDGRYVDTRNFADTCVDEIVALMVGRSLDDKFPERTSVPTADVLMEVRGLTRRGVFHDVGFELRRGEILGFAGLMGAGRTEVARAIFGADPLDAGTIRLGDGEIEVKTPRDAIAHGIAYLSEDRKSQGLAVKMSVTQNLTLANMEAVSNALGFIDRKAEEQAAWRYIQMLSIRTPSPHQVARLLSGGNQQKIVIAKWLFRQSRILFFDEPTRGIDVGAKFAIYQLLDRLAAEGIGVVLISSELPEILGLTDRVAVFHEGRITAVLNTRATSQEEIMHFASGHGRPVAPGAETT; this is encoded by the coding sequence ATGCAGCAAGCGTCGCTCGACACAGCCCCCGAGCGGTTCCCCCATCCGTGGGCGGGAACCGAGCTGCTGAGGCTGGACAACATCACCAAGCGGTTCCCCGGCGTGCTGGCGCTGGCTGGCGTCGGCTTCGACCTGCGGCGCGGCGAGGTCCATGCGCTGTGCGGTGAGAACGGCGCCGGCAAATCAACGCTGATGAAGATCATCAGCGGCCAATATCAGCCGGACGAGGGCGGCATCACCTACAAGGGCGAGATCCGGCGCTTCACCTCCTCGCTCGACGCCGAACGGGCCGGCATTGCCATCATCCACCAGGAACTGAACCTCGTCCCGCATCTGAGCGTGGCCGAGAACATCTTCCTGGCACGGGAGCCGAAACGCGGCTGGTTCATCGACCGGAGCGCATTGCGCCGGCAGGCCCAGTGCTGTCTCGACCGGCTCGGCGTCGACATCCGTCCCGACGCGCCGGTGAAATCGCTGTCGGTCGCACAGTGCCAGATGGTGGAAATCGCCAAGGCGCTGTCGCTGAACGCCGAGATCGTCATCATGGACGAGCCGACCTCGTCCCTCACCGAATCCGAAACCGCCCTGCTGTTCCAGGTGATCCGGGAACTGAAGGAGCAAGGGGTGGGGATCGTCTACATCTCGCACAGGTTGGACGAGATGGCGCTGATCGTCGACCGCGTCACGGTTCTGCGCGACGGGCGTTACGTCGACACCCGCAATTTCGCCGACACCTGCGTCGACGAGATCGTAGCGCTGATGGTCGGCCGCTCACTCGACGACAAGTTCCCGGAGCGGACATCCGTCCCCACCGCCGACGTGCTGATGGAGGTGCGCGGGCTGACCCGTCGCGGCGTCTTCCACGATGTCGGGTTCGAGTTGCGGCGCGGCGAGATCCTCGGCTTCGCCGGGCTGATGGGCGCCGGCCGCACCGAGGTGGCGCGGGCGATCTTCGGCGCCGACCCGCTGGACGCCGGAACCATCCGGCTGGGCGACGGCGAGATCGAGGTGAAGACCCCGCGCGACGCCATCGCCCACGGCATCGCCTACCTGTCCGAAGACCGCAAGAGCCAGGGTCTGGCGGTCAAAATGTCGGTCACCCAGAACCTGACGCTGGCCAACATGGAGGCGGTGTCGAACGCGCTCGGCTTCATCGACCGCAAGGCGGAAGAGCAGGCGGCGTGGCGCTACATCCAGATGCTGTCGATCCGCACGCCGTCGCCGCACCAGGTGGCCCGTCTGCTGTCCGGCGGCAACCAGCAGAAGATCGTCATCGCCAAGTGGCTGTTCCGCCAGTCGCGCATCCTGTTCTTCGACGAGCCGACACGCGGCATCGATGTCGGCGCCAAGTTCGCCATCTACCAGCTTCTCGACCGGCTGGCCGCCGAGGGGATCGGCGTCGTGCTGATCAGCTCCGAATTGCCGGAGATCCTCGGCCTGACCGACCGCGTCGCCGTCTTTCACGAAGGCCGGATCACCGCCGTGCTGAACACGCGCGCAACCAGCCAGGAAGAAATCATGCATTTCGCCTCGGGCCACGGCCGCCCGGTGGCACCGGGAGCCGAAACGACATGA
- a CDS encoding SDR family oxidoreductase: MTARLQGKTAIVTAAAQGMGRAAALAFAEEGASVVATDINDGLLAELDGTPGITIRRLDVCDPAAIRAFAAEVPAPSVLFNCAGYVHAGTVLDCPEEDFDFAVTLNVRSMYRMIRAFLPGMLESGGGSIVNMSSVASSIIGAPNRFVYGTTKAAVIGLTKSVAADYVTRGIRVNAICPGTVDSPSLHDRMRALGDYDTARAAFIARQPMGRLGTAEEVAKLAVYLASDESSFMTGQAIAIDGGWTNT; encoded by the coding sequence ATGACCGCCAGACTGCAGGGCAAGACCGCCATCGTCACCGCCGCGGCACAGGGAATGGGCCGGGCTGCCGCACTGGCCTTCGCGGAGGAGGGCGCCAGCGTGGTGGCGACCGACATCAACGACGGCCTGCTGGCCGAACTGGACGGCACACCCGGTATCACCATCCGCCGGCTGGACGTCTGCGATCCCGCGGCGATCCGCGCTTTCGCGGCAGAGGTTCCGGCACCTTCGGTGCTGTTCAACTGTGCCGGCTATGTCCATGCCGGTACGGTGCTCGACTGCCCCGAGGAGGATTTCGATTTCGCCGTGACCCTGAACGTCCGGTCGATGTACCGGATGATCCGGGCCTTCCTGCCAGGAATGCTGGAATCCGGCGGCGGGTCCATCGTCAACATGTCGTCGGTCGCCTCCTCGATCATCGGCGCGCCGAACCGCTTCGTCTACGGCACCACCAAGGCCGCGGTGATCGGCCTGACCAAGTCGGTCGCCGCCGATTACGTCACCCGCGGTATCCGCGTTAACGCCATCTGCCCAGGTACTGTGGACAGCCCGTCGCTGCATGACCGCATGCGGGCGCTGGGGGATTACGACACCGCGCGGGCCGCCTTCATCGCCCGCCAGCCGATGGGCCGGCTGGGCACGGCGGAGGAGGTGGCGAAGCTGGCCGTCTACCTTGCATCCGACGAGTCCTCCTTCATGACCGGACAGGCCATTGCCATCGACGGCGGCTGGACCAACACCTGA